One stretch of Roseovarius mucosus DNA includes these proteins:
- a CDS encoding branched-chain amino acid ABC transporter permease — translation MAGKSEPVASETIATLPNAGTVRIVLLLIALAFLLVAPFYLYPIFVMKLLCFALFAAAFNLLLGYTGLLSFGHSAFFGGAAYFTAHAVKEWGWSPEFGILLGVVGAAVLGLIMGAIAIRRQGIYFAMITLALSQMFFFFCLQAGFTKGEDGIQSVPRGVLFGFIDLSEATNMYYFVLGVFLLGMLIIWRIVNSPFGMILKSIRENESRATSLGYSVARYKLAAFVMSAALTGLAGGIKALVFQFATLTDVTWQMSGEVILMTLLGGIGTLIGPIFGAGIVVTLQNYLATSDFPVTIITGVVFMVCVLLFRRGLVGEFYASRLGRRLGFNPEN, via the coding sequence ATGGCAGGCAAATCTGAACCCGTTGCAAGCGAAACCATTGCCACCTTGCCCAATGCAGGGACGGTGCGGATCGTGCTGCTTTTGATTGCCTTGGCCTTTCTGCTGGTGGCTCCGTTTTATCTCTACCCGATCTTCGTGATGAAACTCCTGTGTTTCGCTCTCTTCGCAGCTGCCTTCAACCTGCTCTTGGGCTACACCGGGCTGCTCAGCTTTGGGCATTCCGCGTTTTTCGGCGGGGCTGCGTATTTCACCGCCCATGCGGTCAAGGAATGGGGCTGGTCGCCGGAGTTTGGCATCCTTCTGGGCGTTGTGGGGGCTGCGGTTCTTGGGCTGATTATGGGTGCCATCGCCATTCGTCGTCAGGGTATCTATTTCGCGATGATCACGCTTGCCCTCAGTCAAATGTTCTTTTTCTTCTGCTTGCAGGCGGGCTTTACCAAGGGTGAGGACGGTATCCAATCCGTACCACGCGGAGTGCTGTTTGGCTTCATCGACCTCTCAGAGGCCACCAACATGTATTACTTTGTGTTGGGTGTGTTCCTCTTGGGCATGTTGATCATCTGGCGGATCGTCAATTCACCGTTTGGCATGATCCTCAAGTCGATCCGCGAGAACGAGAGCCGCGCAACCTCGCTTGGCTATTCGGTGGCGCGTTACAAACTGGCGGCCTTTGTGATGTCAGCGGCATTGACCGGCCTTGCCGGTGGGATCAAGGCGCTGGTGTTTCAATTCGCCACGCTGACCGATGTCACATGGCAAATGTCGGGCGAAGTCATCCTGATGACCTTGCTGGGCGGCATCGGCACGCTGATCGGGCCGATCTTTGGCGCGGGCATTGTCGTCACCTTGCAGAACTATCTCGCCACCTCTGACTTCCCGGTGACGATTATCACGGGCGTCGTGTTCATGGTCTGCGTGCTGCTGTTCCGCCGGGGTCTTGTGGGTGAATTCTACGCCTCGCGTCTGGGGCGGCGTTTGGGATTCAATCCTGAAAACTGA
- a CDS encoding branched-chain amino acid ABC transporter permease, with protein MITIFGVPTAALFGQLLVGLINGSFYALLSLGLAVIFGLLRVINFAHGAQYMLGAFAAYLLSLWLGLGYWSALILAPVIVGLLGALVERTMLSRLYKLDHLYGLLFTFGLALTIEGTFRYFYGAAGQPYATPAALSGGVNLGFMFLPIYRGWVVVASLIVCIAVWLLIEKTKLGSYLRAATENPTLVQSFGVNVPLLLTFTYGLGASLAAFAGVLAAPIYQVSPLMGSNIIIIVFAVVVVGGMGSILGAIVTGYMLGIAEGLTKVFYPEASNIVVFVIMAIVLILRPAGLFGKDA; from the coding sequence ATGATAACGATATTCGGAGTGCCCACAGCCGCCCTCTTTGGGCAGCTTCTGGTTGGGCTCATCAATGGCTCGTTCTACGCGCTGCTCAGCCTGGGCCTTGCGGTGATCTTTGGTCTCTTGCGGGTGATCAACTTTGCCCATGGGGCGCAATATATGCTGGGTGCCTTTGCGGCCTATCTGCTGTCGCTCTGGCTTGGTCTGGGTTATTGGTCGGCGCTGATCCTTGCCCCCGTGATCGTGGGCCTGTTGGGGGCTCTGGTCGAGCGTACGATGCTGTCGCGCCTTTACAAGCTGGATCACCTTTATGGCCTGCTCTTTACGTTTGGCCTTGCCCTGACGATCGAAGGCACGTTCCGCTATTTCTATGGGGCTGCGGGCCAGCCCTATGCCACCCCGGCGGCCCTTTCGGGCGGCGTGAACCTCGGGTTCATGTTCCTGCCGATCTATCGCGGCTGGGTCGTTGTCGCCTCGCTGATCGTCTGTATCGCTGTCTGGCTCTTGATCGAAAAGACGAAACTCGGCTCTTACCTGAGGGCGGCGACAGAGAATCCGACGCTTGTTCAGAGCTTTGGGGTCAATGTGCCGCTGTTGCTGACATTCACCTATGGTCTGGGCGCGAGCCTTGCAGCTTTTGCCGGGGTTCTGGCGGCGCCCATCTATCAGGTCAGCCCGCTGATGGGGTCCAACATCATCATCATCGTCTTTGCGGTCGTGGTTGTGGGCGGTATGGGGTCCATCCTCGGCGCTATTGTGACGGGCTATATGCTGGGCATCGCTGAGGGCTTGACCAAGGTCTTTTACCCCGAGGCTTCAAACATCGTGGTTTTCGTCATCATGGCGATTGTCCTCATCCTGCGGCCCGCAGGTCTGTTCGGAAAGGATGCGTGA
- a CDS encoding ABC transporter ATP-binding protein, protein MSEPLLKVTDLHAWYGESHILHGVNLHVNEGETICILGRNGMGKTTTLRTIMGILRKRTGQMRFAGQDLMTMPLHRTAHTGLGFVPEERGIFATLNVEENLMLPPKVAEGGMSVEEIFRLFPNLKERRNSPGTKLSGGEQQMLAMARILRTGARCLLLDEPTEGLAPVIIDAIGEVLTELKSRGMTVVLVEQNFRFASRVADRFYLMDHGQMAMEFPVGDLEARREDLNQALGV, encoded by the coding sequence ATGAGCGAACCGCTTTTGAAGGTCACGGACCTGCATGCGTGGTATGGCGAAAGCCATATTCTGCATGGCGTCAACCTGCATGTGAACGAAGGCGAGACCATCTGTATTCTCGGCCGCAATGGCATGGGCAAGACCACGACGCTGCGCACCATCATGGGTATCCTGCGCAAGCGCACGGGCCAGATGCGGTTTGCCGGACAGGATCTGATGACCATGCCCCTGCATCGCACAGCGCATACCGGATTGGGATTTGTCCCCGAAGAACGCGGGATATTTGCGACGCTCAACGTCGAGGAAAACCTTATGCTACCGCCAAAGGTGGCCGAAGGTGGCATGTCGGTCGAGGAGATCTTTCGCCTCTTCCCCAATCTCAAAGAGCGGCGCAACAGCCCCGGCACCAAACTCTCGGGTGGCGAACAGCAGATGTTGGCGATGGCCCGGATCCTGCGCACCGGCGCGCGCTGTCTGCTTTTGGACGAGCCGACAGAGGGCCTTGCCCCGGTCATCATCGACGCCATTGGCGAGGTGCTGACCGAACTCAAGAGCCGGGGTATGACGGTTGTACTGGTCGAGCAGAATTTTCGCTTTGCCAGCCGGGTAGCGGACCGTTTTTACCTGATGGATCACGGACAGATGGCGATGGAATTCCCGGTGGGCGACCTTGAGGCGCGCCGTGAAGACCTGAACCAAGCTCTGGGAGTGTGA
- a CDS encoding ABC transporter ATP-binding protein — MTAHPVSKQDQPRVVLSARGLGKDFSGFTAVNNVDLDVQHARIHALIGPNGAGKTTVFNLLTKFLQPTRGKITLLGADITKMKPDRVARMGLVRSFQISAVFPHLTVLENVRVALQRPNNLATQFWLPMSALDRLNARADVLIDDLGLREYRDTRASDLSYGRKRVLEIATTLALDPEVLLLDEPMAGMGREDVKLVANIIRDVAQHRAVLMVEHNLSVVADICHHVTVLQRGEIIAEGDYDSVSKDPVVRSAYMGSEA, encoded by the coding sequence ATGACCGCACATCCTGTGAGCAAGCAGGACCAACCGCGGGTGGTACTTTCCGCCCGCGGTCTTGGTAAGGACTTCTCGGGTTTCACCGCTGTGAACAACGTCGATCTTGACGTGCAGCACGCGCGCATCCACGCGCTGATCGGCCCGAATGGCGCGGGCAAGACGACGGTGTTCAACCTGCTGACCAAGTTCCTGCAACCCACCCGGGGCAAGATCACCTTGCTTGGGGCGGATATAACGAAAATGAAGCCTGACCGTGTCGCCCGGATGGGCCTTGTCCGGTCTTTTCAGATTTCCGCCGTGTTCCCGCATCTGACGGTGCTGGAAAACGTGCGCGTTGCGCTGCAACGGCCCAACAATCTGGCAACCCAATTCTGGCTGCCGATGTCGGCACTGGACCGTCTGAATGCGCGGGCGGATGTTTTGATTGATGATCTGGGGCTACGCGAATACCGCGATACGCGCGCGTCTGATCTGTCTTATGGCCGCAAACGTGTGCTGGAAATCGCAACCACGCTGGCCCTTGACCCCGAAGTCCTGTTGCTGGACGAGCCGATGGCGGGGATGGGGCGCGAGGATGTGAAGCTTGTGGCGAATATCATACGCGATGTCGCGCAGCACCGTGCCGTGCTGATGGTTGAGCATAACCTGTCCGTCGTGGCCGACATTTGCCACCATGTCACCGTGCTGCAACGGGGCGAAATCATCGCTGAGGGCGATTACGATAGCGTCTCGAAAGACCCGGTCGTGCGCAGTGCGTATATGGGGAGCGAGGCATGA
- a CDS encoding ABC transporter substrate-binding protein encodes MRKLLTSVAAIGLLAAPALAQVSDDKVKIGILNDQSGVYANFGGRYSYEAALMAVEDFGGTVLGAPVEVTTADHQNKADIASNIARQWYDTEQVDSIMELTTSSVALAVQALSKEANKITITTGAATTELTGAQCSPYGFHWAYDTHALAVGTGGALVEQGGDTWYFLTADYAFGYSLEENTGNFVKANGGEVVGAVRHPLASTDFSSFLLQAQASGAKVIGLANAGADTQNAIKQAAEFGIVQGGQRLAALLFTLSEVNGLGAEAAQGLTLTESFYWNRTDASREFGKRFLERTQAMPNMIHAATYSAVTSYLKAIEAAGTDETEAVAAKLKELPVQDLFAENGVVAANGRMIKDVYLMEVKAPDQITEPWDYYNVLSTIPGDVAYIKPAESGCPLVTQ; translated from the coding sequence ATGCGTAAACTGCTTACATCCGTGGCGGCCATTGGCCTATTGGCCGCGCCTGCGCTGGCACAGGTCAGCGACGACAAGGTCAAGATCGGCATCCTGAACGATCAGTCCGGCGTCTATGCGAACTTTGGCGGCCGCTATTCCTATGAAGCCGCCCTGATGGCGGTTGAAGATTTTGGTGGCACCGTTTTGGGCGCGCCGGTCGAAGTGACCACCGCCGACCACCAGAACAAGGCCGATATCGCCTCGAACATCGCGCGTCAGTGGTATGACACTGAGCAGGTCGACAGCATAATGGAGCTGACCACATCTTCGGTCGCTCTTGCTGTTCAGGCGCTCTCGAAAGAGGCCAACAAGATCACCATCACAACTGGCGCTGCCACCACCGAACTGACCGGCGCTCAGTGTTCGCCTTACGGCTTTCATTGGGCTTATGACACCCACGCTCTGGCTGTGGGGACCGGCGGCGCACTGGTCGAGCAGGGCGGCGATACCTGGTATTTCCTGACTGCTGACTATGCCTTTGGCTATTCGCTGGAAGAGAACACCGGCAATTTCGTGAAGGCGAACGGCGGTGAAGTTGTCGGCGCAGTCCGCCACCCGCTGGCGTCTACAGATTTCTCGTCCTTCCTGCTTCAGGCGCAGGCCTCTGGTGCCAAGGTGATCGGTCTGGCGAATGCCGGGGCCGATACGCAGAACGCCATCAAGCAAGCTGCTGAATTCGGGATCGTGCAAGGGGGTCAGCGTCTCGCGGCGCTGTTGTTCACGCTGTCCGAGGTGAATGGTCTGGGTGCAGAGGCTGCACAGGGCCTGACCCTGACCGAGAGCTTCTACTGGAACCGCACCGACGCCTCGCGCGAATTCGGCAAGCGTTTCCTTGAGCGCACGCAGGCGATGCCCAACATGATCCATGCCGCGACCTATTCGGCCGTGACATCGTATCTCAAGGCGATTGAAGCTGCCGGTACGGATGAGACCGAAGCGGTCGCCGCCAAGCTGAAAGAACTGCCCGTGCAGGACCTTTTTGCTGAGAACGGTGTTGTCGCTGCGAACGGTCGCATGATCAAGGACGTCTACCTGATGGAAGTCAAAGCGCCCGATCAGATCACCGAGCCGTGGGATTACTATAACGTCCTCTCCACGATCCCCGGCGATGTGGCCTATATCAAACCTGCCGAGAGCGGTTGCCCGCTCGTGACGCAGTAA
- a CDS encoding LysR family transcriptional regulator: MAHLTWDDLQFFLAVAREGQLSRAARQLQTSHVTVSRRIDRLEAGLDLRLFERNPRGYELTSNGRRLVETAERMEEEAERLLLDLTGDISAQRGLLRVAMPEGFASFFSESLLPGFMDKFPNIALELITLPQVMSLSRREADLSVTLDPTKASPYHSEKIVDYALRVYGTRQYLGDHIPITTPDHLLDHPFAGYIEDMIFARGLDYLGDVHPKIRPVFKSSSIFNQLAAVRAGLCLCVLPCYIARHYDDLVPVLPSEITILRSYWLTCHRDVRAMLRERAVMEFIKTHMQIHRDHLMPWPVV; encoded by the coding sequence ATGGCGCATCTGACATGGGATGATCTGCAATTCTTTTTGGCAGTTGCGCGCGAAGGTCAGCTCTCGCGCGCAGCGCGGCAATTGCAAACCAGCCATGTGACCGTTTCCCGCCGGATAGACCGGCTAGAGGCGGGTCTTGACCTGCGCCTCTTTGAACGAAATCCACGCGGTTATGAACTGACCAGCAATGGGCGGCGGCTGGTTGAAACCGCAGAGCGCATGGAGGAAGAAGCGGAGCGTCTTTTGCTGGATCTTACCGGAGACATCAGCGCGCAGAGGGGCCTGCTGCGTGTGGCCATGCCCGAGGGCTTCGCCAGCTTCTTCAGCGAAAGCCTGCTGCCGGGGTTCATGGACAAATTTCCCAACATCGCGCTAGAGTTGATCACACTTCCGCAGGTCATGTCCCTGTCGCGCCGCGAGGCTGATCTGTCGGTCACACTGGATCCGACAAAGGCGTCGCCCTACCATTCCGAAAAGATCGTGGACTACGCGCTCAGGGTCTATGGCACCCGCCAGTATTTGGGCGACCACATCCCGATCACCACGCCCGATCATCTGCTCGACCATCCCTTTGCCGGATATATCGAGGATATGATCTTTGCCCGCGGTCTCGATTATCTGGGGGATGTCCACCCCAAGATCAGGCCAGTGTTCAAAAGCTCTTCGATATTCAATCAACTGGCGGCCGTGCGGGCGGGTCTCTGCCTCTGCGTGCTGCCCTGCTATATCGCGCGGCATTATGACGATCTGGTGCCGGTCCTGCCGTCAGAGATCACCATCCTGCGCAGCTATTGGCTGACCTGTCACCGGGATGTGCGCGCCATGCTGCGCGAGCGTGCAGTGATGGAGTTCATCAAGACGCATATGCAAATCCATCGCGACCATCTTATGCCTTGGCCGGTGGTTTAA
- a CDS encoding calcium-binding protein — protein sequence MGLELDAYKARTDQTILRLQALQDVTFRIGTLISAAQFGVTKYKTADKTAENIDDSLFTVNNLLTVAGFVSPLKTPVTALKTVLNRIEPVVDRIDDKFDQISGKDNTATPETEADGQFVETIETGLTGAAVTFSIVADLLTLRVRQLEIASAATGNFSDALDAATRGSEGWSGNFTALNAAVEAQMAARNDLIQGVQTLYTNVKAEVDAFLAVLVDIDFESILGELVDLEEIGKVFDFLKAPLSAAETLLAPIQPLLNAVDFLVGLIVNPIIDFVIDTLNLDSILEATEAAIDALIPSINLLDAFEQLIQPLQDFLLEYIVDGLGTIPLLDTVEDAFFGGVVGNADQGPTGWGNDVANLLAGDSGDDILDGLDGSDTILGGGGNDVLIAGAGSDLLEGGAGNDLFYFGASFTEYELARDPDTGDIIVSHLAPQTAVNTGIDVLVALQDGDHVVFTDISFSGADLNNALIGGSVLNGDRNGFAEDDLLFLNSTGTPVNGFHVANGLGGNDRIFGSTLNDQLNGGSGDDVLVPGRGDDQANGGTGTDTFQVLRGANSRLTVDLIAGTSFGQGQDTLSSVENVIASPDQDHKIRGTDGANVIYTGDGIDVITGLDGNDTIDAGGEDDYIIGGRGADVINAGAGNTDVMISGSAAQAGISDHYIGGDGFDVVSYTSSSNTIRFDINDQTDDPSILQQLLSYMDGIEASGPVRIDAGTGRISRFDLAGNLVTTDTTDGVEGFMGSDLADTLFGAPTARLLHGAGGDDVIHTGGTENIDGGEGDDLILIEEVEGGSTALQVKGGSGFDRLQLDGVGDARWFYRVESAISLTLRAHKTTVQGEDLRNAGDVFFSLRPREVEEISLGNFDDHAIYAPGGSATAFFFLQDGNDRFDGQNGFADVHAGLGNDIGNFNTGGGGIFRGGAGDDFAVFDDAGRDNAAIMGADNDVVRIERFRGTADGGTGYDTIAFDVNFNSRIVANLAAGTVVSFNGLPVNNSEQVDMTLENFEVVIATEFNDLIDGSSRSEQILGRGGNDTLRGAEGRDKLYGGAGNDTLEGGADEDLLHGGPGNDRLDGGAGNDTASYTWARPGGLDGAIIADSFGAVTVNLETGSATGAFGTDVLISIENVIGTGADDRLIGNALNNMLSGGAGHDSLEGGGGDDILITGAGDDTVDAGAGDDTVVVGLGTKTLDGGSGFDTLDFGTSSGAINLNLATGIYSGTLIDRAPRWAELDPNGDGIAESDGTEARIFGGVALTPLDVFEANPSQANSADDLSRVLPTLQDSSFAAFQIALVDVAVATSGSFAGFERVIGGDGNDTVSGTSEGDQILGGAGRDSLSGLAGNDVLSGGEGDDTLSAGEGNDTLEGGLGNDRLIGGAGFDVAVFTIASTEVRIAQEGTSLSLVSSEGRDTVDGIEQFRFSDGTLTLAQVLTLPPAGRLETGTVGDDTIIGSSGDDTLSAQGGNDSINGLGGNDGVFGEDGNDTLSGGEGNDTLAGADGDDDVSGGPGDDSMGGGLGNDTLRGGEGDDIIGAGFGDDSVSGGTGNDVVAGGAGNDTLSGGDGNDSMSGSFGNDLIDAGNGADDIGGGTGRDTIDAGAGDDRVGGGEGDDSILGGEGNDFLAGGGRNDTINGGAGNDTINAGAGNDVITGGTGADQFVFSSFFDGEADVITDFENGIDSFLIRRFDPDTGVENINNGGNGLAGFVVAMNIVNSAAGAQMTVNGNTILVEGITAAQLTVDDFTFI from the coding sequence ATGGGCTTGGAACTTGACGCCTATAAGGCGCGTACGGATCAGACAATCCTAAGATTACAAGCGCTTCAGGATGTGACGTTCCGCATTGGCACGCTGATATCCGCAGCCCAGTTCGGCGTCACGAAATACAAGACTGCGGACAAGACAGCAGAGAATATCGACGATTCCCTTTTCACGGTGAACAATCTTTTGACCGTCGCCGGGTTCGTTTCTCCGCTCAAAACGCCGGTGACGGCCCTCAAGACAGTGCTGAATCGCATCGAACCGGTCGTTGACAGGATCGACGACAAATTCGATCAAATCAGCGGCAAGGATAATACGGCCACCCCAGAGACCGAAGCGGATGGCCAGTTTGTCGAGACCATCGAGACCGGGCTGACAGGTGCTGCGGTCACGTTCAGCATCGTGGCAGATTTACTGACCCTGCGCGTGCGGCAACTTGAAATCGCCTCTGCCGCGACGGGAAACTTTTCAGACGCGCTTGACGCGGCCACCCGCGGCTCCGAAGGCTGGAGCGGTAATTTTACGGCATTGAACGCGGCAGTCGAAGCACAAATGGCCGCGCGGAACGACCTGATCCAAGGTGTCCAGACCCTCTACACCAACGTCAAGGCCGAGGTGGACGCGTTTCTTGCTGTCTTGGTGGACATTGATTTTGAAAGCATTCTTGGCGAGCTTGTCGATCTTGAAGAAATCGGAAAGGTGTTTGATTTCCTCAAGGCCCCTCTCAGCGCCGCCGAAACCCTTCTCGCCCCCATTCAACCGCTGTTGAACGCGGTCGATTTTCTGGTTGGGCTGATCGTCAATCCGATCATTGATTTCGTCATCGATACCCTGAACCTCGACAGCATCCTCGAGGCCACCGAAGCGGCGATTGATGCGCTTATTCCCTCGATCAACCTGTTGGATGCCTTCGAACAACTGATCCAGCCCCTTCAGGATTTCCTGTTGGAATACATCGTTGACGGGCTGGGCACGATCCCCTTGTTGGACACGGTGGAGGATGCCTTTTTTGGTGGCGTCGTGGGGAATGCCGATCAGGGGCCAACCGGTTGGGGTAATGATGTTGCGAACCTGCTCGCCGGAGACAGCGGCGATGACATCCTTGATGGCCTCGACGGAAGCGATACGATCTTGGGCGGCGGCGGCAATGACGTGCTTATCGCCGGGGCTGGCTCTGACCTGCTTGAGGGGGGCGCGGGCAACGATCTGTTCTATTTCGGGGCAAGTTTCACCGAGTATGAATTGGCCCGTGATCCCGATACCGGCGATATCATCGTAAGCCATCTTGCGCCGCAAACTGCGGTCAACACCGGCATCGACGTTCTTGTCGCCCTTCAGGATGGCGACCACGTGGTGTTTACGGATATCTCCTTTAGCGGGGCCGACCTTAATAATGCGCTCATCGGCGGTTCGGTCCTGAATGGTGACCGAAATGGGTTTGCCGAGGATGATCTTCTGTTTCTCAATTCAACGGGAACTCCGGTAAACGGATTTCATGTGGCGAATGGCCTTGGTGGCAATGATCGGATCTTTGGCTCGACCCTCAACGATCAGCTCAACGGCGGTTCGGGCGACGATGTGCTGGTGCCGGGGCGTGGCGATGACCAAGCCAATGGCGGCACTGGCACGGATACGTTTCAGGTGCTCAGAGGGGCCAATTCCAGACTGACAGTCGATCTTATTGCGGGGACTTCGTTTGGGCAGGGGCAGGACACGCTGAGTTCGGTGGAAAATGTCATTGCCTCTCCGGATCAGGATCACAAGATCCGCGGGACCGATGGGGCTAACGTGATCTACACAGGCGATGGGATCGACGTGATCACGGGTCTGGACGGCAATGACACGATCGACGCTGGCGGCGAGGATGATTACATCATCGGTGGGCGCGGTGCGGATGTGATCAATGCTGGCGCAGGCAATACCGATGTGATGATTTCGGGCAGCGCGGCACAGGCTGGGATCAGCGATCACTATATAGGCGGCGACGGCTTTGACGTGGTGTCCTACACCAGCTCGTCGAATACGATCCGTTTCGATATCAATGATCAGACTGATGATCCGTCGATCCTTCAACAACTTCTTAGCTACATGGATGGGATCGAGGCCAGCGGCCCGGTGCGGATTGATGCGGGCACCGGTCGCATCAGCCGGTTTGATCTGGCGGGAAATCTCGTCACCACGGATACGACTGACGGTGTCGAAGGGTTCATGGGGTCGGATCTTGCGGATACGCTCTTTGGTGCGCCGACCGCCCGTCTGCTGCATGGTGCGGGCGGCGATGACGTGATCCACACAGGGGGCACGGAAAACATCGACGGCGGAGAAGGCGATGACCTCATCCTGATCGAAGAGGTTGAGGGCGGATCGACGGCACTTCAGGTCAAGGGGGGCAGTGGCTTTGACCGCTTGCAACTTGATGGTGTTGGTGATGCGCGTTGGTTTTACCGCGTGGAAAGCGCGATTTCCCTTACCCTACGGGCCCATAAAACCACCGTTCAAGGCGAAGACCTGCGCAATGCAGGGGATGTTTTCTTTTCCCTGCGCCCCAGAGAGGTTGAGGAAATCTCGCTCGGTAATTTCGACGACCACGCCATTTATGCCCCGGGGGGCAGTGCGACGGCGTTCTTTTTCTTGCAAGACGGGAACGATCGGTTCGACGGGCAAAATGGCTTTGCCGATGTGCATGCCGGGCTTGGCAATGACATTGGCAATTTCAACACTGGTGGTGGCGGTATTTTCCGGGGTGGCGCGGGGGATGACTTTGCCGTGTTTGACGACGCAGGCAGGGACAATGCGGCGATCATGGGCGCGGATAACGATGTGGTCCGGATCGAGCGGTTTCGCGGCACTGCTGACGGTGGCACGGGCTATGACACGATTGCCTTCGATGTGAATTTCAACTCGCGGATCGTTGCCAATCTCGCGGCGGGTACGGTTGTTTCGTTCAATGGTCTGCCTGTCAACAACTCGGAACAGGTCGATATGACCTTGGAAAACTTCGAGGTGGTCATCGCGACAGAGTTCAACGACCTGATAGACGGCAGCAGCCGATCCGAGCAGATCCTCGGGCGTGGCGGCAATGACACGTTGCGCGGCGCAGAGGGCCGGGACAAGCTTTATGGCGGTGCGGGCAATGACACGCTCGAAGGTGGCGCTGACGAGGATTTGCTGCATGGCGGTCCCGGGAATGACCGTCTCGACGGGGGCGCAGGCAATGACACCGCGTCTTACACATGGGCCCGTCCCGGCGGTCTGGACGGCGCGATTATTGCGGATAGTTTCGGGGCTGTGACGGTCAATCTGGAAACCGGCAGCGCAACAGGTGCCTTTGGCACTGATGTTTTGATTTCCATAGAGAATGTGATCGGCACCGGCGCGGATGACCGTCTGATCGGCAACGCGCTGAACAACATGCTGTCGGGCGGTGCGGGCCATGACAGCCTTGAGGGCGGAGGTGGTGACGATATTCTCATCACGGGTGCAGGGGATGATACCGTCGATGCAGGGGCAGGGGATGATACGGTCGTCGTCGGACTTGGCACCAAGACCCTTGATGGGGGTTCTGGCTTTGACACGCTGGACTTTGGCACATCATCCGGCGCGATCAACCTGAACCTCGCCACCGGTATCTATAGCGGCACGCTGATTGACCGCGCCCCACGTTGGGCAGAGCTAGACCCGAATGGCGATGGCATCGCCGAGAGCGATGGCACCGAGGCCCGTATCTTTGGTGGTGTCGCCCTGACGCCTTTGGACGTGTTCGAGGCCAACCCGAGCCAAGCCAATAGCGCCGATGACCTGAGCAGGGTCTTGCCCACGCTGCAAGACAGCAGCTTTGCGGCGTTTCAGATCGCCTTGGTGGACGTTGCGGTTGCCACATCGGGCAGTTTTGCGGGGTTTGAACGCGTGATCGGCGGGGATGGGAACGACACCGTTTCGGGCACATCCGAAGGCGATCAAATCTTGGGTGGGGCCGGGCGTGACAGCCTTTCAGGTTTAGCCGGGAACGACGTGCTGAGCGGTGGAGAGGGCGATGATACGCTGAGCGCGGGGGAGGGCAATGATACGTTGGAGGGCGGCCTTGGCAATGACCGCCTTATTGGGGGCGCAGGCTTTGATGTGGCGGTGTTCACAATCGCCTCAACCGAGGTCAGGATAGCTCAAGAGGGCACCTCTTTGTCGCTTGTGTCTTCCGAAGGCCGGGACACGGTCGATGGCATCGAGCAGTTCCGCTTTTCGGATGGCACGCTCACCCTTGCGCAAGTGTTAACCTTACCGCCCGCCGGACGGCTAGAGACGGGAACAGTGGGTGACGATACGATCATCGGCAGCTCTGGTGACGATACGTTGAGCGCACAGGGCGGCAACGACTCGATCAATGGACTTGGCGGAAATGACGGCGTCTTTGGCGAAGATGGAAACGACACTCTGTCGGGGGGTGAGGGCAATGACACGCTCGCCGGTGCGGATGGTGACGACGACGTAAGCGGCGGCCCCGGTGATGACAGTATGGGCGGTGGGCTGGGCAATGATACGCTTCGCGGCGGTGAAGGCGATGACATCATCGGGGCCGGGTTCGGAGACGACTCCGTGTCCGGTGGCACTGGCAATGACGTGGTGGCTGGTGGCGCAGGAAATGACACCCTGTCCGGCGGCGATGGCAATGACAGCATGTCGGGCAGCTTTGGCAACGACCTGATTGACGCAGGCAACGGCGCGGATGACATCGGCGGCGGCACCGGGCGCGACACGATTGATGCCGGTGCGGGGGATGACCGCGTCGGCGGCGGTGAAGGTGATGACAGTATCCTTGGCGGCGAGGGCAATGATTTCCTTGCTGGTGGCGGCCGTAACGACACCATCAACGGCGGCGCGGGCAATGACACGATCAACGCAGGTGCAGGAAATGACGTGATCACCGGCGGAACCGGCGCAGATCAGTTCGTCTTTTCGTCCTTTTTCGACGGCGAGGCGGATGTCATCACAGATTTCGAAAATGGGATCGACAGCTTCCTGATCCGCCGCTTTGATCCTGATACTGGCGTCGAGAATATCAACAACGGTGGCAATGGGCTTGCCGGGTTCGTGGTGGCGATGAATATCGTCAATTCAGCCGCGGGCGCGCAGATGACGGTAAATGGCAATACCATTCTCGTCGAGGGGATCACCGCCGCGCAGCTTACCGTGGATGATTTCACCTTTATCTGA